In Aquipuribacter hungaricus, the genomic window GCCGTCGGGGGTGACGAACCCGAAGCCCTTGTCCACGTCGAACCACGACACCGTGCCGTCGGCGCCGTCGGCCGGCGCGGAGCCGGCAGCGGCATGCCCGCCCCCGGTGCCCGCGGCGCCGGCCCCCGGGCCGAGCGGCAGCACGTGCTCCGCCTGCGGGCCGCGCTCGCCCTCGCCGACGAGGAACGCGACGCGCTGCCCCTCCGACACCACGCCCCCGGACACGATGGCCGAGCTGTGGACGAAGATCTCCGTGCCGCCGCCGTCCGGGGTGACGAAGCCGTAGCCCTTGCCCGGCTCGTACCAGGCCACCGTGCCCAGCAGGCCCAGCGGGGCGCCGGGGGCCACGTCGCCGGTCACCCGGACGCGGCGCGCCTGCGGGCCGCGGTCGCCCTCGCCCACCTCGTACTCCACGGCCTGGCCCTCGCGCAGCACCGTCGCCCCCCCGCCGCCGCCGAGGACCTCGGAGGCGTGGACGAAGAGGTCCTCGCCGCCGTCCTCGGGGGCGAGGAAGCCGAAGCCCCGCTCGGCGTCGAACCAACGGACGGTGCCCTGGGTCACGGGTGCTCCAAGTCGAGGCGGGGGTGGGGTCCCAGTGTGACGGACCGTGCGGGGTGCCCGGCGGGTGCGGAGGCAGGTGCATGATCGACCTCCCACCCCGAGGTCGCGCCCACGGGCACGGCCCGCGACCAGGACCGCCCGGCCCGCGGGCACCAGGAGGAGAGACCCATGTTCGTCGACGACGTGCGCGCGGACCTCACGGCGGCGCTGCGCCGCGGCGACACCCTCACGGTGGGGACGCTGCGCATGCTGCTCACCGCCGTCAAGGAGGCCGAGGTGGCGGGCAAGGTGCAGCGCACCCTGGGCGACGACGAGGTGCACCGGGTCGTGGCCAAGGAGGCGAAGAAGCGCCGCGAGTCCGCGCAGGTGTACGCCGACGCCGGTCGCCCCGAGCTGGCCCGCACGGAGACCGCCGAGGCCGAGGTCCTCGAGGCCTACCTGCCGCAGCAGCTGTCGGAGCAGGAGCTCGCCGCGCTCGTCGACGAGGTCTTCGCCGCGGAGGGCTTCACCGGTCGGGCGCAGATGGGCGCGGCCATGAAGGCCGTGACCGCGCGGGTCCAGGGGCGCGCGGACGGCGGCGCGGTGTCCGCCCTGGTCAGGGCCCGCCTGTCCTGACCTGTCCCGACCCGGACGGACCGGACCCGCCCGGCTCAGCCGGGCGGCAGGTGGCTCTGCTCCCCCGCCCCGTCCAGGACGGTGAGGATCTCGACCGGCCCACCGTGGGCGCCGACCACGTGCGGGGTCATCGTCGAGAACTCGGCCGCGTCCCCCTGCTCCACCAGCAGCGTGCGGTCCCCCAGCCGGAGCAGGGCGGTGCCCGACAGCACGGTGAACCAGTCGCGACCGGGGTGGACGACCATGTCCTCCGGGCCGATAGGGCGCTCCTCGGTGATCCGCATCTTGGCCACGACCACGCCGTCGGCCGCCCTCTCGCGCGACAGCAGCCACACCGTGACCCCGCCCGAGGCCGTGGCCCGGGGCCGGATGACGACGTCCTGCTCGTCGGCGGAGGCGATGAGCTCGTCCAGCGTCGTGCCGAGGGCCCGGGCGATGGGGACGAGCTGGTCCAGCGCGATGCGACGGCTCCCGGTCTCGATCCGGCTGAGGTTCGACGGGCTCAGGTGGCAGCGGGACGCGAGCGCGTCGAGCGTCCAGCCGCGCGACAGCCGGAGGCCGCGGATCCGCTGGCGGACGACGCGGTCGAGATCGGGTCCTTGCTCCATGGGCAAGACTGTATGCCCCGTGCGCACACGGTGCGTACCGTCGACGGCATGACCTCCGACCCACGAACGCACGAGCACACGCACGAGCACACGCACGAGCACACGGACGAGCACACGGACGAGCACACGGACGACCTCGGTCGCCACGAAGGCGGGCACGGCCTGGACCACGACGCAGGCCACGACGCCGGGTACGACGCCGGCCACGACGCCGGGCACGGCGCGGGCCACGGCGGCGGGCACGACGACGACGGCCAGGCCGGCGTGCTCGACCTCGACGCCGTGGTGGTCGGCCACCTGGGCGGGCTCACCGCCTGGGCGCGCGGCCACGCCCCCTGCGCCCCGCGGCGGGTCCTGGACCTGGGTGCGGGCACCGGGACGGGCACGTTCGCCCTGGCGCGCCGGTTCCCGCAGGCCCAGGTGCTCGCCGTCGACTCCTCGCCCGCCATGCTCGACCGGCTCCGGGTCACGGCGTTCGGCCTCGACCTGGGGACGCGGGTGCGGACGCTGCAGGCGGACCTGGACGAGGGGCTCCCCGACGTCGGTCCCGTCGACCTCGCGTGGGCGGCCTCGTCGCTGCACCACCTCCGGCACCCGGACCGGCTCCTGGCCGGGCTGCGGCAGGCGCTCGAGCCGGGCGGCACCGTCCTCGTCGTGGAGATGGACGGCTTCCCCCGCTTCCTGCCCGACGACCTCGGCGCGGGCCGCCCGGGCCTGGAGGACCGGTGCCGGGACGTCATGGCCGCGCAGGGGTGGAACGCCCACCCCGACTGGGGCCCGCACCTGCAGGCCGCCGGGCTGGAGCTGCTCGAGCGACGGGTCTTCTCCTACGAGCCCGTCCCCGCCCCGGCGGCGACCGCCCGCTACGCCCGGCGGGTGCTGTCGGGCGTCCGGTCCAGGCTGGCCGACCGGCTGGCCGCCGACGACGTCCGAGTCCTCGACGTCCTGCTCGACGACGGCGCGCCCGGCTCGCTCGAGCGTCGCGGCGACCTGGTCGTCCGGAGCACCCGGACGGCGTGGGCGGCCCGGCGGGCCTGAGGACCGCGGCTCAGCGGCCGGTGCGGCTGCGGCGCTCCCAGCAGGCGGTGTGCCAGTGGCGCCGGGCGTCGGCGGCCTCGCCGCCGAGGAGCGGGCGCTCCGCCGGCCAGGCGACGACGTGCGGGGTGGCGGGCCGGATCCGGGAGGTGCAGCCGGGGCAGACGTAGTCCTTGGTCGACGTCGCGCCGCTGATCCGCCGCACCACCCAGTCGCCGTCGGCGTGGTGCTCGGTGGTGTCCGGGGTCCCGACCAGGCGCAGCGGCCGCTCCTGCGCCCCGGCGCGCTGCCACTTGGACAGGCCGCGGGAGGAGGGTCGGGACCGGGGCGCCATGCCCCCAGTGTCCCCCGGCGCGGGGCGCCCGCCCGACGCCGCGCGGTCCGGCGGGCCACGCCGGGCGCCTAGGCTCCCGGCGTGCGCATGGTGATCGCCCGCTGCGAGGTGACCTACTCCGGGCGCCTGGACGCCTACCTGCCCCCGGCGACCCGGCTGCTGGTGGTCAAGGCCGACGGCTCGGTGCTCGTGCACTCCGACGGCGGGTCGTACAAGCCGCTGAACTGGATGTCGCCGCCGTGCACGACGACGGTGGAGGCACCGGCGGAGACCGACCCCGAGGGCACCCAGGAGGTGTGGCGCGTCCGGGCCCGCAAGGGCGAGGACGAGCTGCGCGTCGTCGTGCACGAGGTGCTGCACGACCACAGCGTCGACCTGGGGGTGGACCCGGGGCTGGTCAAGGACGGTGTCGAGGCGCACCTGCAGGTCCTCCTCGCCGCGCACACCGACACCTTCGGCGAGGGCATGCGCCTGGTGCGGCGGGAGCACATGACCCCCATCGGCCCGGTCGACCTGCTGCTGCGCGACCAGGCCGGCGCGCACGTGGCCGTGGAGGTCAAGCGGCGGGGCGAGATCGACGGGGTGGAGCAGCTCACCCGCTACCTGGAGCTCATGAACCGGGACCCCATGCTCGCGCCGGTGCGCGGCATCTTCGCCGCGCAGGAGATCAAGCCGCAGGCGCGGGTGCTGGCGACCGACCGGGGCATCGAGTGCGTGGTCGTGGACTACGTCGGGCTGTCCGGTCGCGACGACCCCACCGCCCGGCTCTTCTAGGCGCGGACGGGCGCGAGGTCGTCGACGACCGCGCGCAGGTCGGCCACGAGACCCTCCAGCAGGGTCCCCCCGGTGACCGGCCGGCCGGTGGCCGCGTCGACGCCCCCCAGGCGGGCGAGCGCGGCGCCGTCCAGGGCCGCGAGCAGCAGCCGGGTGCGGGCGGTGCTGCGGCCGGCGGCGCGCAGGACCTGCTCGACCTCGTGCACCAGCGCCGCGTCCCAGCGCTGCAGCGACGCCGCCAGCGCCGGCGCGGTCGCCGCGACGAGCACCTGCTGGAGCGTGCCGCGCACCCGCCCCGCCTCGGGGCCGCCGTCGGAGGGGTCGAACCAGACCCGCACGAGGGTCTCCTCCCAGGGCAGGCCCGACCCCGCGGCCGAGGCCGCGAGCTGGCCGGCACGGCGGCGGTAGCCGGTGAACAGCTCCTCGGCCGCCTCCGCGAGCAGCGCGTCGACGCCCGGGAAGTAGTACGACACCGCCGCCAGGGGGACCTGGGCCCGGCCGGCCACCGCGCGGGCGGTGACGGCGGAGGGTCCCCCCTCCCCCAGCAGGGCCGACGCGGCCGCGACCAGGGCGGCGCGCCGCTGGCCGCCCCTGCCGGTCCCCGCGGTCACCGGCTGGTGAGCTGCAGGCCGACGACCCCGGCGACGACGAGCACGATGCTCAGCAGCCGCGCCGCACCGGCGGGCTCGCCGAACCACACCATGCCGACCACGGCGGTGCCGACCGCGCCGATACCCACCCAGACCGCGTAGGCGCTCCCGACCGGCAGGGTCCGCAGGCCGGCGTTGAGCAGCGAGAAGCTGACGGCGGCCGCGGCGACGAAGGCGACCGACCAGCCGACGTGGCGGAACCCGTCCGACAGCTTGAGCGACACGGCGAACACGGTCTCGAACAGACCGGCGACGACGACCAGGACCCAGGCCACGAGAGCATCCCTCCTCGACTGGTACGGACGTACCAGACTGGGACGACCGTACCACTCCGTCACGGCGCCGAGGGGGTGGCGTCGAGGGGGCGGTGCTCGGCGGCGGCGCCTAGGGGGCGGTGCGCAGCACCTCGCCGGCCAGGGCGACGTCGGCGGGGAACACCATGACGCGGGGACCGTCCGTGGTCGGGGCGAGCGTGGCGCGGATGCCGTGCTCGACGAGCCGCTGGCGCAGCATCTCGGCCTCGACGAACGTGCCGGGCTTGGCCACGGCCGTGAGCAGGCCGTACTCCTCCTCGGTCCCGGTCTGCGGCCGGCGCGACACCACGGACCGGCCGTGGCTGAAGGTCCACCGCAGCAGCACGACGAGCACGACCACGAGCCCGAGCGCGACCAGCGGGCCGAACGCGTAGCTGTAGCTCTCCCAGGTGGCCACGGGCCCAGTGTGCGCCTGCCGCGGCCGGCCGCGCCCCGCGGGTCGCGGCTGCCGCAGGGGGCGTCCTCTGCGAGGCCCGTCTGCGGAGGCCGGTCCGGGGGCGCCGACCTAGGCTGCAGCCCGTGGTCATCCTCTCGCGCATCTACACCAAGACCGGTGACGCCGGCACGACCGACCTGGGCGACATGTCGCGCACGCACAAGACCGACACCCGCCTGGTCGCCTACGCCGACACCGACGAGGCCAACTGCGCCATCGGCGAGGTGCTGGCCGGCGCGGCGCGGGCCGAGCTCGACGAGGACGTCGCCGAGCTGCTGCTGCGGGTCCAGAACGACCTGTTCGACGTCGGGGCCGACCTGTGCACGCCGCTGCGCCCGTCGTACGAGTACCCGCCGCTGCGCGTCACGGAGGCCTACGTCACCGACCTCGAGGCCGCGATCGACACCTACAACGCGGACCTGCCCAAGCTGCGCTCGTTCGTGCTGCCCGGCGGCACCCTGGCGGCGGCCCTGCTGCACACCGCCCGCACCGTGGTCCGCCGAGCGGAGCGCTCGACCTGGGAGGCGCTCGAGCGCTACGGCAGCGAGGCGGTGCCGGCCGAGGACGGCCACGGCGGCGTCAACAGCCTCACCGCGCAGTACCTCAACCGGCTCTCGGACCTGCTCTTCGTCCTGTCGCGGTACGCCAACCGCAGCGTCGGCGACGTCATGTGGGCCCCCGGCGGCGGCCGTCAGGCCGACCCGGGCGCACCGTCGGCGGCCGACCCGTCGACCACCGGTCCTGGCGTCCCGACGACGGACACCTTCGCCCCGTCCTGAGACCCGCCCACGACGACGGGCCCCCAGGGACGGACCCCTGGCTCAGGCGACGTTGACGCCGCGCCCCGGGGGCCCGGACTCGGCCCACAGCACGAGCGCCGACGCCGACGACGCCGGCACGGCGAGCTCCACGTCGCCGGAGCGGGTGGTCCCGCGCAGCACCGTGAGGCCGGGCGGCACGCCCTCGCCGTCGTCGGAGGACCGGCGCCCGCTGAGCTCGATCTCGCAGCGCTCGAACACCAGCGACCGGGACGCCAGGAGCGTGTAGGCCGGGAACCAGCGCAGTGCGGCCGGGTCGAAGCGGGCGGCGCCGCGGCGCCACCTGCCGGCCCGCCCCCGGACGTCGGGCAGCCGGACGAAGCACTCGAACGCCCCGAGCCCGGCGACGAAGCGGCGCCACTGGAGCACCACCGACACCACGGTCGTCACGACCGCGACGAGCACGCCCAGCAGGAGGGCGAGCCCGACGGACACGTGCAGCCAGGGGACCTCGTCGTCGAGGACCCCCGGTCCGCCCACCCCGAGCGGCAGCCCCAGCAGCAGCGCGTCCGTCGGCGTGGTCCCGTCAGGCCTTCGCGGACCCCGGGTGCACCTGCACCCGCTGCGCGACGATCGTCACGAGGTCGTGGTCGACGGACATGAAGCCCGACGAGACGTCCGCGACGACGCGCTCCCCGCTGCTGCCCGTGACCGAGACCGGCCCGTCGGCGAGCAGCGACAGGAACGGCTCGTGCCCCGGCAGGACACCGAGCGAGCCGTCCGGCGTGACCGCCGAGACCATGCTGGCCTCGCCGGTCCACACCTCGCGGTCCGCGGCGACGAGCTGCACCTGCAGCGCCATCAGGACCCGGTCTCCTTCTGGATCCGGTCCCACTGGCGCAGGACGTCGTCGAGCCCGCCGACGTTGTAGAACGCCTGCTCGGCGACGTGGTCGAGCTCGCCGTCGGCGATCTTCGAGAAGCCCTCGATGGTGTCCGCGAGCGGCACCGTCGACCCGGGGACCGAGGTGAACTTCTCGGCCATGTACGTGTTCTGGGACAGGAACTGCTCGATCCGGCGCGCACGGTTGACGACCAGCTTGTCCTCCTCGGACAGCTCGTCGACACCGAGGATGGCGATGATGTCCTGCAGCTCCTTGTTGCGCTGAAGGATCTGCTTGACGCGGGTCGCCGTGCGGTAGTGCTCCTCGGAGATGAACCGCGGGTCGAGGATCCGGGAGTTGGACGTCAGCGGGTCCACGGCCGGGTACAGACCGCGGGAGGCGATGTCGCGGCTCAGCGCCGTGGTCGCGTCCAGGTGGGCGAACGTCGTGGCCGGCGCCGGGTCGGTGTAGTCGTCGGCGGGGACGTAGACGGCCTGCAGCGAGGTGATGGAGTGGCCGCGCGTGGAGGTGATCCGCTCCTGGAGCTGGCCCATCTCGTCGGCGAGGTTCGGCTGGTAGCCGACGGCGCTGGGCATGCGGCCCAGCAGGGTCGACACCTCGGAGCCGGCCTGCGTGAACCGGAAGATGTTGTCGATGAACAGCAGCACGTCCTGGCCCTGGACGTCGCGGAAGTACTCCGCCATCGTCAGCGCCGACAGCGCCACGCGCAGGCGCGTGCCCGGCGGCTCGTCCATCTGGCCGAAGACCAGGGCGGTCTTGTCGATGACGCCGGACTCGGTCATCTCGCCGATGAGGTCGTTGCCCTCACGGGTGCGCTCGCCGACACCGGCGAACACCGACACACCACCGAAGTTCTCGGCGACGCGGTAGATCATCTCCTGGATGAGGACGGTCTTGCCGACGCCGGCGCCGCCGAACAGGCCGATCTTGCCGCCCTGGACATAGGGGGTCAGCAGGTCGATGACCTTGATGCCGGTCTCGAACATCTGGGTCTTGGACTCCAGCTGGTCGAACGCCGGGGCCGTGCGGTGGATGGGCCAGCGCTCCTTGACCTCGAACGTCTCGCCCTCCTTGAGGTTGAGGACGTCGCCGATGGTGTTGAAGACCTTGCCCTTGGTCTGGTCGCCGACGGGCACCGTGATGGGCTCGCCGGTGTCCACGACCGTGGCGCCGCGGACCATGCCGTCGGTGGGCTGCATGGAGATCGCGCGGACCAGGTTGTCGCCGATGTGCTGGGCGACCTCGAGCGTCAGCGTGCGGGTGGTCTCGCCGATGACGACGTCGGACTTGAGGGCGGCGTAGATGTCCGGCATGGCGTCGACGGGGAACTCGATGTCGACGACCGGGCCGATGACGCGGGAGACGCGGCCGGTGCCGGCGACCTTGGCAGACGACTGCTCGGAGGCGGTGGCGGTCATGGGAGTTCCTTCCGTCGTGCTGGTCATGATTCGGCTCCGGAGGAGGCGAGAGCGTCGGCGCCGCCGACGATCTCGCTGATCTCCTGGGTGATGGCCGCCTGGCGGGCGGCGTTGGCCTGCTGCTCGAGCTTGCGGATGAGGTCCGAGGCGTTGTCCGTCGCGGACTTCATGGCCTGCTGCCGTGCCGCCAGCTCGGAGGCGGCGGCGGAGAGCATGGCGGAGTAGATCCGGCTCTGGATGTACTGCGGGAGCAGCGCGTCCAGCACGGTGGCCGGGTCCGGCTCGAAGGCGTACAGCGGCTGCAGGTCCGACGTGACCTCCTGCTGCACCGCGGCGACCTCGTCGACGACCTCGACGGGCAGCAGGCGGATGACCGTCGGCTCCTGCTTGACCATGTTGACGAAGCGGGTGAAGACGATGTTGATCTCGTCGACGCCGCCGTCGTCGCTGCCGCGCAGGAAGGCGTCGACCAGGGTCTGGCCCACCTCCTTGGCCACGTCGAACTGCGGCGCGTCGGAGTCACCGGTCCACGACTGCTCGACGTGGCGGTTGCGGAAGGCGTAGAAGGCCGTCCCCTTGCGCCCCATGAGGTACGGCACGACCTCCTTGCCGGAGCCGCGCAGCCGCTCGGCGAGCCGGTCGCCCTCGCGGATGACCGCGGAGGAGTACGAGCCGGCCAGGCCGCGGTC contains:
- a CDS encoding DUF2550 family protein, with protein sequence MGGPGVLDDEVPWLHVSVGLALLLGVLVAVVTTVVSVVLQWRRFVAGLGAFECFVRLPDVRGRAGRWRRGAARFDPAALRWFPAYTLLASRSLVFERCEIELSGRRSSDDGEGVPPGLTVLRGTTRSGDVELAVPASSASALVLWAESGPPGRGVNVA
- a CDS encoding F0F1 ATP synthase subunit gamma → MAASLRVYRQRIRSVTSTKKITRAMELIAASRIVKAQQRSKEAAPYARAITRAVSALSSFSDVDHPLTTERAEIRRAAVLLITADRGLAGSYSSAVIREGDRLAERLRGSGKEVVPYLMGRKGTAFYAFRNRHVEQSWTGDSDAPQFDVAKEVGQTLVDAFLRGSDDGGVDEINIVFTRFVNMVKQEPTVIRLLPVEVVDEVAAVQQEVTSDLQPLYAFEPDPATVLDALLPQYIQSRIYSAMLSAAASELAARQQAMKSATDNASDLIRKLEQQANAARQAAITQEISEIVGGADALASSGAES
- a CDS encoding helix-turn-helix domain-containing protein is translated as MEQGPDLDRVVRQRIRGLRLSRGWTLDALASRCHLSPSNLSRIETGSRRIALDQLVPIARALGTTLDELIASADEQDVVIRPRATASGGVTVWLLSRERAADGVVVAKMRITEERPIGPEDMVVHPGRDWFTVLSGTALLRLGDRTLLVEQGDAAEFSTMTPHVVGAHGGPVEILTVLDGAGEQSHLPPG
- a CDS encoding GatB/YqeY domain-containing protein, giving the protein MFVDDVRADLTAALRRGDTLTVGTLRMLLTAVKEAEVAGKVQRTLGDDEVHRVVAKEAKKRRESAQVYADAGRPELARTETAEAEVLEAYLPQQLSEQELAALVDEVFAAEGFTGRAQMGAAMKAVTARVQGRADGGAVSALVRARLS
- a CDS encoding F0F1 ATP synthase subunit epsilon, whose amino-acid sequence is MALQVQLVAADREVWTGEASMVSAVTPDGSLGVLPGHEPFLSLLADGPVSVTGSSGERVVADVSSGFMSVDHDLVTIVAQRVQVHPGSAKA
- the nucS gene encoding endonuclease NucS; the protein is MRMVIARCEVTYSGRLDAYLPPATRLLVVKADGSVLVHSDGGSYKPLNWMSPPCTTTVEAPAETDPEGTQEVWRVRARKGEDELRVVVHEVLHDHSVDLGVDPGLVKDGVEAHLQVLLAAHTDTFGEGMRLVRREHMTPIGPVDLLLRDQAGAHVAVEVKRRGEIDGVEQLTRYLELMNRDPMLAPVRGIFAAQEIKPQARVLATDRGIECVVVDYVGLSGRDDPTARLF
- the atpD gene encoding F0F1 ATP synthase subunit beta encodes the protein MTATASEQSSAKVAGTGRVSRVIGPVVDIEFPVDAMPDIYAALKSDVVIGETTRTLTLEVAQHIGDNLVRAISMQPTDGMVRGATVVDTGEPITVPVGDQTKGKVFNTIGDVLNLKEGETFEVKERWPIHRTAPAFDQLESKTQMFETGIKVIDLLTPYVQGGKIGLFGGAGVGKTVLIQEMIYRVAENFGGVSVFAGVGERTREGNDLIGEMTESGVIDKTALVFGQMDEPPGTRLRVALSALTMAEYFRDVQGQDVLLFIDNIFRFTQAGSEVSTLLGRMPSAVGYQPNLADEMGQLQERITSTRGHSITSLQAVYVPADDYTDPAPATTFAHLDATTALSRDIASRGLYPAVDPLTSNSRILDPRFISEEHYRTATRVKQILQRNKELQDIIAILGVDELSEEDKLVVNRARRIEQFLSQNTYMAEKFTSVPGSTVPLADTIEGFSKIADGELDHVAEQAFYNVGGLDDVLRQWDRIQKETGS
- a CDS encoding cob(I)yrinic acid a,c-diamide adenosyltransferase translates to MVILSRIYTKTGDAGTTDLGDMSRTHKTDTRLVAYADTDEANCAIGEVLAGAARAELDEDVAELLLRVQNDLFDVGADLCTPLRPSYEYPPLRVTEAYVTDLEAAIDTYNADLPKLRSFVLPGGTLAAALLHTARTVVRRAERSTWEALERYGSEAVPAEDGHGGVNSLTAQYLNRLSDLLFVLSRYANRSVGDVMWAPGGGRQADPGAPSAADPSTTGPGVPTTDTFAPS
- a CDS encoding class I SAM-dependent methyltransferase; amino-acid sequence: MTSDPRTHEHTHEHTHEHTDEHTDEHTDDLGRHEGGHGLDHDAGHDAGYDAGHDAGHGAGHGGGHDDDGQAGVLDLDAVVVGHLGGLTAWARGHAPCAPRRVLDLGAGTGTGTFALARRFPQAQVLAVDSSPAMLDRLRVTAFGLDLGTRVRTLQADLDEGLPDVGPVDLAWAASSLHHLRHPDRLLAGLRQALEPGGTVLVVEMDGFPRFLPDDLGAGRPGLEDRCRDVMAAQGWNAHPDWGPHLQAAGLELLERRVFSYEPVPAPAATARYARRVLSGVRSRLADRLAADDVRVLDVLLDDGAPGSLERRGDLVVRSTRTAWAARRA
- a CDS encoding cold-shock protein, with protein sequence MTQGTVRWFDAERGFGFLAPEDGGEDLFVHASEVLGGGGGATVLREGQAVEYEVGEGDRGPQARRVRVTGDVAPGAPLGLLGTVAWYEPGKGYGFVTPDGGGTEIFVHSSAIVSGGVVSEGQRVAFLVGEGERGPQAEHVLPLGPGAGAAGTGGGHAAAGSAPADGADGTVSWFDVDKGFGFVTPDGGGEDVFVHVRALSGGLGSLAEGDRVTYGVVQGDKGPQGRDVRLARGTQARQPARTSAPPRQAG
- a CDS encoding DMT family transporter; its protein translation is MAWVLVVVAGLFETVFAVSLKLSDGFRHVGWSVAFVAAAAVSFSLLNAGLRTLPVGSAYAVWVGIGAVGTAVVGMVWFGEPAGAARLLSIVLVVAGVVGLQLTSR
- a CDS encoding TetR family transcriptional regulator, which translates into the protein MTAGTGRGGQRRAALVAAASALLGEGGPSAVTARAVAGRAQVPLAAVSYYFPGVDALLAEAAEELFTGYRRRAGQLAASAAGSGLPWEETLVRVWFDPSDGGPEAGRVRGTLQQVLVAATAPALAASLQRWDAALVHEVEQVLRAAGRSTARTRLLLAALDGAALARLGGVDAATGRPVTGGTLLEGLVADLRAVVDDLAPVRA